One genomic segment of Rhodopirellula islandica includes these proteins:
- a CDS encoding SDR family oxidoreductase — protein MSSTLQSAIAQLAGTRCLVTGAAGFIGSQMVERLLDAGANVVALDNLSTGFLHNLTPFQEGPAQDRLTFVEGDAADRTCVEKAVENVDHIFHFAAMASVPRSMREPGLCHEWTTTSTVELLAAGATAGVKRLVLSSTSAVYGNSPYVAKREDDMPAPLSPYAAAKLSSENYCQVFQREFPIETVVLRYFNVFGPRQDPQSEYSAVIPRFVSMILSGERPVIYGDGQQSRDFVFVRDVAHANMLAATMEDAAGGVFNVGRGQRTTLLDLLDTLRELLEGDIQPIHEPPRAGDVRDSLADTNQIRSRLGFEPTVDMTEGLRQSIEYYRGICSQA, from the coding sequence ATGTCGTCCACCCTCCAATCCGCCATCGCTCAGCTCGCTGGCACACGTTGTCTGGTCACGGGAGCGGCGGGATTCATTGGCTCGCAAATGGTTGAACGCTTGCTTGATGCCGGTGCCAACGTGGTCGCACTCGACAACCTCAGCACAGGTTTCCTTCACAACCTGACGCCGTTTCAGGAAGGCCCCGCTCAAGATCGGTTGACGTTCGTTGAAGGCGATGCAGCCGACCGAACCTGCGTGGAAAAAGCCGTCGAAAACGTCGACCACATCTTTCATTTTGCAGCGATGGCAAGCGTCCCACGGAGCATGCGTGAACCCGGGTTGTGCCACGAATGGACAACCACCAGCACCGTTGAATTGCTCGCCGCCGGGGCGACTGCTGGTGTCAAACGGTTGGTGCTCTCGTCGACCAGCGCCGTGTATGGGAACTCGCCCTATGTCGCCAAGCGAGAAGATGACATGCCCGCCCCTTTGTCGCCGTATGCGGCGGCGAAGTTGTCCTCGGAGAACTACTGCCAAGTCTTTCAGCGTGAGTTCCCGATCGAAACGGTGGTCCTGAGGTACTTCAACGTGTTCGGTCCAAGGCAAGATCCCCAAAGCGAATACAGCGCTGTGATCCCACGCTTCGTTTCCATGATCCTCAGCGGCGAACGCCCGGTCATCTACGGGGACGGACAACAATCCCGCGACTTTGTGTTTGTGCGAGACGTCGCCCACGCAAATATGTTGGCAGCGACGATGGAGGACGCTGCTGGCGGAGTCTTCAACGTCGGTCGCGGTCAACGCACAACGTTGTTGGATTTGCTGGACACGCTTCGCGAGTTGCTGGAAGGTGACATCCAACCCATTCACGAACCGCCTCGCGCAGGTGACGTTCGCGATTCGCTGGCAGACACGAATCAGATTCGTTCGCGGCTTGGGTTTGAGCCCACCGTGGACATGACGGAAGGACTTCGACAAAGCATCGAGTACTACCGTGGTATCTGCTCCCAAGCGTGA
- a CDS encoding bifunctional nuclease family protein gives MTVQMQLARIIISELTDNQVIYLKEVDGTRQFPIMIGIFEATNIDRRVKNDYVPPRPLTHDLIVNVAESLDATIEQVVISDLSEHTYFAQLHLRTRDGELIEVDARPSDAIAVAVTFDPPLPIFVAEEVLDGATGTNDD, from the coding sequence ATGACCGTCCAAATGCAACTCGCTCGGATCATCATTTCCGAGCTGACCGACAATCAAGTCATTTATCTCAAGGAAGTCGACGGCACCCGCCAATTCCCGATCATGATTGGAATCTTCGAAGCCACCAACATCGATCGACGTGTGAAAAACGACTACGTCCCCCCGCGACCGTTGACCCACGATTTGATTGTCAACGTTGCCGAATCGCTCGATGCAACGATCGAACAAGTCGTGATCAGCGATTTGTCCGAGCACACGTACTTTGCACAGTTGCACCTGCGGACCCGGGACGGCGAACTGATCGAAGTCGACGCCAGACCGAGTGATGCCATTGCCGTGGCGGTCACGTTTGATCCCCCGTTGCCGATCTTTGTCGCGGAAGAAGTTTTGGATGGTGCCACCGGAACCAACGACGATTGA
- a CDS encoding flagellar protein FliS encodes MYNTADSFVPPPMTFVGDESSVPSNEPQEQALEMPGDSASRPGETGSLSEGMENFGRRRGDAYLESMVQTASPARLRLMVIERAVEVSRHLAHHWNSQPGKRGTNEYSLKLLELLSELLSGVTDNSVEVCRTVADLYVFLCQHLIAAEQNGDSSMIDEIRLVLETEAETWRMVCAQEGTDKTPSNKRIADVLSGSGGLNLQG; translated from the coding sequence ATGTACAACACGGCTGACTCCTTCGTCCCACCCCCGATGACCTTTGTTGGTGACGAATCCTCTGTGCCATCGAACGAGCCACAAGAGCAAGCCCTGGAGATGCCAGGCGACTCTGCGTCGCGTCCTGGCGAAACAGGCAGCCTCAGCGAGGGAATGGAGAACTTTGGCCGACGCCGGGGCGACGCGTACCTGGAATCCATGGTTCAGACTGCATCGCCCGCCCGATTGCGTCTGATGGTGATCGAGCGTGCCGTGGAAGTCTCGCGGCACTTGGCTCACCACTGGAACTCCCAACCTGGCAAACGCGGGACGAACGAGTATTCGTTGAAGTTGCTCGAGTTGTTGTCGGAACTGCTTTCGGGAGTCACCGACAACTCCGTCGAAGTTTGCCGCACCGTCGCTGACCTGTACGTCTTCTTGTGCCAGCACTTGATTGCAGCCGAACAGAATGGCGATTCCTCCATGATCGACGAAATCCGCTTGGTGCTGGAAACGGAAGCAGAGACCTGGCGAATGGTCTGTGCTCAGGAAGGGACGGACAAGACACCTTCCAACAAACGCATCGCTGACGTGCTATCAGGCAGTGGTGGATTGAACCTGCAGGGTTGA
- a CDS encoding flagellin N-terminal helical domain-containing protein produces the protein MTRINTNVSSLVAQNRLQSSNNDLQESLTRLSTGLRINSGSDDPAGLIASEALRSEITGLTKSISNTQRASQIISTADSALGQVSNLLNDVRGLVVEAANSGALSNEEIAANQLQIDSSLEAINRIAQTTTFQGRKLLDGSQDFISTANSVSSVSDVSIDQAKLGKTGQIDVEVVINSAATQASATASDSGFTTPANATASTPDVGTAAQTINGETIDITGEGLTSIVITNDSNASGPGEASFDSDTGVLTITGNFEGDSANPGEVDADADAEVIQTAINSIEGFVATGATAPGTAAAATAATVDSNGAALQIDAASLGSDFNNVSINFVSGAANEASYDEDQKILTVTVNSSAPQDASALATVIEAVQVDGEQAFNVTANADAQVDIADGLDSLDTGSTGGETLNADLVFQLNGENGAETFNFGAGTSKDQIAAAVNLVSDSTGVEADATNGLEFTSTTYGSDSLVNIDVISEGAGGTFEASLDNVRSTGTDVVATVNGVTANGNGNSLSINTSSLDLSLTVDDGSSTNFSFSITGGGATFQLGPDVTSTQQASLGIGSVSTGKLGGASGRLYELGSGQSKSLTNDVEGAAKVIDEVIGKVVGLRGRLGSFQSTTLESNMVSLNETKANLQEAESSIRDADFAQESANLTRAQILVQSGTNVLSLANQNPRNVLSLLG, from the coding sequence ATGACTCGGATCAACACCAACGTTTCTTCTTTGGTTGCACAGAACCGCCTCCAAAGCAGCAACAATGACCTGCAAGAATCTTTGACTCGTTTGAGCACCGGTCTTCGAATCAACTCGGGCAGCGACGACCCTGCTGGTTTGATTGCCAGCGAAGCGCTGCGAAGTGAAATCACTGGACTGACCAAATCGATCAGCAACACGCAACGTGCCAGCCAGATCATCAGCACCGCCGACAGTGCCCTGGGCCAAGTCAGCAACTTGCTCAACGACGTTCGTGGTCTGGTGGTGGAAGCCGCCAACTCGGGTGCGTTGAGCAACGAGGAAATCGCTGCCAACCAATTGCAGATCGACAGCTCGCTCGAAGCCATCAACCGAATCGCACAAACGACGACTTTCCAAGGTCGGAAGCTGCTCGACGGTTCCCAAGACTTCATCAGCACTGCCAATAGCGTGAGCAGCGTCAGCGACGTCTCGATTGATCAAGCCAAGCTCGGCAAAACCGGTCAAATCGACGTGGAAGTGGTCATCAACTCGGCTGCGACGCAAGCGAGTGCAACCGCCAGTGATTCCGGGTTCACGACGCCTGCCAACGCAACTGCCAGCACTCCCGATGTTGGAACAGCCGCACAGACGATCAATGGTGAAACCATCGATATCACTGGCGAAGGCTTGACCAGCATCGTCATCACGAATGACAGCAACGCTTCAGGACCAGGCGAGGCTTCGTTCGACTCCGATACCGGCGTGTTGACGATCACCGGCAACTTCGAAGGCGATTCAGCGAACCCAGGTGAAGTGGACGCTGATGCCGACGCGGAAGTGATTCAGACTGCGATCAATTCCATCGAAGGATTTGTCGCAACCGGCGCAACGGCTCCAGGTACCGCAGCCGCAGCCACCGCCGCGACCGTTGACTCCAATGGAGCCGCACTGCAAATCGACGCTGCCTCGCTTGGTTCGGACTTCAACAACGTTTCGATCAACTTTGTATCGGGTGCTGCAAACGAAGCTTCGTACGACGAAGATCAAAAGATTCTGACGGTCACCGTCAATAGCAGTGCCCCTCAAGACGCATCCGCTTTGGCAACCGTCATCGAAGCTGTGCAAGTCGACGGCGAACAAGCCTTCAACGTAACCGCCAACGCAGACGCCCAAGTCGACATCGCCGACGGGCTCGACAGTTTGGACACCGGTAGCACCGGTGGGGAAACACTCAACGCAGACTTGGTCTTCCAGCTCAACGGCGAGAACGGAGCTGAAACGTTCAATTTCGGTGCTGGAACCAGCAAGGATCAAATTGCTGCCGCAGTGAACTTGGTTTCTGACAGCACCGGTGTGGAAGCCGACGCAACGAACGGCTTGGAATTCACCTCGACCACCTACGGCAGTGATTCCTTGGTCAACATCGACGTCATCAGTGAAGGTGCAGGCGGAACTTTCGAGGCGAGCCTCGACAACGTGCGTTCGACCGGTACCGACGTGGTTGCCACCGTCAACGGTGTGACCGCCAACGGCAACGGAAACAGCCTGTCGATCAACACCAGCTCGTTGGATTTGAGCTTGACCGTCGATGACGGAAGCAGCACCAACTTCAGCTTCAGCATCACCGGTGGTGGAGCCACATTCCAATTGGGTCCCGATGTGACCAGCACCCAGCAAGCAAGCTTGGGGATTGGCAGCGTTTCGACGGGCAAATTGGGCGGAGCGTCCGGACGTCTCTACGAACTGGGCAGTGGCCAATCCAAGAGTTTGACCAACGACGTCGAAGGTGCCGCCAAGGTCATCGACGAAGTGATCGGCAAAGTGGTCGGTCTGCGTGGTCGTCTGGGTTCGTTCCAAAGCACAACGCTGGAAAGCAACATGGTTTCGCTGAACGAAACCAAAGCCAACCTGCAAGAAGCTGAAAGCTCGATCCGTGACGCTGACTTCGCTCAAGAATCAGCCAACCTGACACGTGCTCAAATTCTGGTTCAATCCGGTACCAACGTGCTGTCACTGGCAAACCAAAACCCACGGAACGTGTTGTCTTTGCTGGGTTAA